The genomic region attgtcaaatgatttcaccaattgttttaaaacagaacATCGCAAAAGTACCAAGTGCTTCTCCAAATCTGGAACCACTTTGCTCCAACTTGTTCCCTCGTAACACAAGCTCTTGTATGGACGCATTTTGCtgtaaaagagaaaaatgtatGAAAGCATTGTCATGGTTatgttagtttttttaaacacaaagaaaataaatgcagagcggatcttattttttatttggtaacCCGATGGATTACCTAGCCGTCTGGCTGTGATGATCCAGTCTTAAAATCGGATGTCTCGGGTAACCGGGTTACcgtttaaatgcaatatttggTCCATTTGAACATTTCACTTCGGGTTGTGAATTGTATTGCTTACGATATTCAGGGTAATACATAAGTGTGAGGTTACATAACGAAATTCGAGAGCGTATACCACGCTCGTACGTATATATAAAGATGTACATGTAGCTTTATTCACAGGTTTAAGTAGGGTTTAAAAGTCGTTTACGTTATTTATCTTAAAATTGCACTTGCTGATTCATTGGCTATTGCACGTGTCATTTTAAACACAATGCACACATATCCGGATGACGTATTGCACAGATAGAAGTTAACACGTCTCTATTGACCACAATACTGATAtacatgttaaacattaatatgcagATAAACGCTCGTACCTCTATAAGCTTGGCTATACTTTTGGTTACATTGTCGGTAAGGTTGTTAtctgaaacaaatgttttatgtataagcATTTATCCAATTTAAAGAGGTTAATTCCATTAAGTGTGAACATGTAAACAAAGTATGGAATAACGGATTACAGATTTAAAGACTGAAAGTTGTCAGACTTTAACCTGTTAGAATTACACTCTTGGCCTAATCagttaaatttattattttataatgtcgGTAATCAGATTTGATCTAAGTTAAGGACACATTTAAGGTCACATCCaactttttataaatgtatttaattggAATCTGAAAGAGAAATGTACGGAAAAAAACTATTATCATACTAAGCAGCCTTGGTTTGATTTAGATAGCTCAGTGACCGTTACTGTAAATGCACCGCTGCGATCGTTTCTTACATCGGCTTTTACGGTGTGTGTATACAACATGAtcaattacgtcatatatgctaagtcagaaggcaacattttgcttcggtTGATGActaaaaacaaagatatcttttccttttcttcaccattttaaatgaaacaaagggcagtacaCACACACATTGTTTTAAAGAGGTATTTTATTATGTAGGTAAGATGACGCTATGTTCAATAACCcttaaatacttgaatataaGAATAATCGTTGAGTTGTCTCTTTACGCCATACGTAACGACAAAAGTTCgaagttatatttgttaaaaacgCATTATTGTCAGTGAACACGTCCTCAATCATCCTAAGACTGCTATTTCATAGATGTGTTTGTTGTTCCAAATGACCCCGTCAGCAATTCACGTCAATAGATCTAGTGAAATGTTACAAAAGTATGTTATACATACCGCTGACGTTGAGTCTGAGTATGCTGGTATTCCCGACCAAATACTCAGCCAGTACGTCCATACACCCGGGACAGAGAGAGCATCCTACCAGCGACTGAAACATGGTCATATAGGTGTATAACGAAGAATTGAACCACAGCaagcaattttttttcttttattcgaGATACCTTCAGGCTTAATCTGTTGAGATAACGGACAGTGAACTTACaaattaaacactaaataaaatatctttgtttttcattgtttcGAAATTTGGTGCACAAACACGGTCAAATTCTAGTTCCACAAGTTCTTAGACGTTTCCCTTTGTCACTCCAAATGATATTGTTCAGCACAACATATGCCTTGTTTCTAACCTTGTACAATTTGACATGCTGTGACTGCATACAGGCAAACATTATAGACACTAATCGTTTTCTTAACAGATAAATGATACAGCACAAATACCTGATTGATTTTTTACAGGCACTATATACTTTAATAACAAAGCAAAGCTCGTGACTGTCCGAGGTCTcaggggcggctccaggattcgacgttagagggggcgtaagtTTGTGCGTAACCTTTTGACGTGTGGCCCTCCATCAGAACCGAAAattatttggtttaatatgttGGCAGGGGGAGGGGGGTCCTCTCCCAAGAAAACATTAACCCgctggatccgctagtgaatcTACTACTCCCCAGCTTACTATACGGTACACGACAACTCCATGTGTATAAGCTGGTCCGAAAGTCATAGGCATGTTAAAGGTCATTTTCAGCCtttgtaataaaatacttttgcatgatacaaaataattatatatttgatactAACTGTATAACCTATTTCTGTAAGTCGCGGTTAAAGAGAACATCTGTCACAATGAGCCTGGCTACCATGATTGAAATTCGGTAAACATGTGTTAATATCTACATGAGCTGATGGTTTGAAAATAGTCTCTTAACGTTATAGTTGTTTAGGCAAAGTTTGATTGCCAACTATGCATAATGAATTGCAATAACATGGGAAATCATTACCAGGTCTGTTAGTGGCTTGTGCGCTTGCGCGATATCTATGACGTAGTGGATCTGCCTTGTTATGATTCTGTTTCCATCCAAACACAGTTTTTCCAGAGTTTTCGGCTGTAAAAATAATCAGTAAGAAAGTCTTGTTTTCACAAActtctaaaaatataaatttatgtattttcaatatttcactACAGTGTCATACAGTGACatctatcatattttaatactagccAAGCACTTCTTTGTACTATACTGACATATCAAGATGGACAGGCTACCTTTTTAGAAGTATCATCATTGGCATACAGCTCCtgcaatttaatgaaaataatacggATATCAGTAACATGAGTATTCAAGGCGATTCGATCGAACTTAAAGATGTTAAGTTAAgaagctgtgtgaagttagctaaacatacgacattggacattggacattcaagatcgaatgttgtgctggcacgacattggacattggacatttaaaatcgaatgttgtgctggcacgacattggacattggacattcaaaagtgaatgtcgtgccagcacgacattggacattggacattcaaaatcgaatgttgttctggcacgacattggacattgttatttcaaaaacgaatgtcgtgctagcacgacattggacattggacgtcaacatcgaatgttgtgctggcacgacattggacattggacattcaaaatcgaatgttgtgctggcacgacattggacaatGGACATTCAAatgtgaaagtcgtgctagcacgacattggatattggacattcaaaaatgaatgtcgtgccagcacgacataggacattggacattggaatttcaaaaatgaacgtcgtgctagcacgacattggacatttgacattcaaaatcgaatgttgtgctggcacgacattggacattgaacattcaaaagtgaaagtcgtgctagcacgacattggacattggacattcaaaatcgaatgttgtgctggcacgacattggacattggacattcaaaagtgaaagtcgtgctagcacgatattggacattggacattcaaaatcgaatgttgtgctggcacgacattggacatttgacattcaaaattgaaagtcgtgctgacacgacattggacattcaaaatcgaatgttgtgctagcacgacattggacattggacattcaaaattgaatgttgtgctggcacgacattggacattcaaaatcgaattttttgctggcacgacattggacattggacattcaaaattgaatgttgtgctggcacgacattggacattggacattcaaaatcgaatgttgtgacTAATTGAGTCGATAAAAAATAAGTCGACAGGCAGTAATAGGTTACTTAATCggctcattgacaatatttcgtGATATAATACGTCAAACCAGATAAAGTAGATGTAGGAACgattacaattatatttttttggaatcatcaatgcatgtgtatattttccatatgtcatCGTATACTGTGAATATAGTTATCTTCACTTCGCTTATAAATGGTACTGGATGTGTAGCAGtggtgtgtaaacaattaagcttattaaagTATGCCATTTCgaaagcattatcactgtttgtctacatataatccacgaccattcataagtatattcatttgaatctttctctgcatatgtgacatcatgtctatctgaatcatgcttaagtttcaaatattgcgatggaatcgtaatgacaatgctctcttggtgtttataaattcataatgaGTAATTGGTTTTGTGATCTCtaacccttttcaaataattttaagacaatatctcaaaaaaattcaaaactttcatttttgaatgtccaatgtcgtgcctgCACGATATTCATTTATGACTGgcgaatgtccaatgtcgtgccagcacaactttcaattttgaatgtccaatgtccaatgtcgttccagcacaacattcgattttaaatgtccaatgccgtgccagcacaacattcgatcattgaatcatttttgaaatcccaatgtccaatgtctaatgtcgtgctggcaagaaattcatttttgaatgtccaatgtcgtgccagcatgactttcatttttgaatgtccaatgtccaatgtcgtgctggcacgacattcattttgaatgtccaatgtccaatgtcgtgctagcacgactttcactcttgaatgtccaatgtcgtgccagcacaacattcgattttgaatgcccaatgtccaatgtccaatgtcgtgctagcacgactttcacttttgaatgtccaatgtccaatgtcgtgctagcacaacatttgattttgaatgtccaatgtccaatgtcgtgctagcacgacattcatttttgaaatcccaatgtccaatgtccaatgtcgtgctggcacgacacccatttttgaatgtccaatgtcccatgtcgtgctagcacgacactcatttttgaatgtccaatgtccaatgtcgtgctggcacgacactcatttttgaatgtccaatgtccaatgtcgtactGGCACGACactcatttttgaatgtccaatgtccaatgtcgtgccagcacgactttcaattttgaatgtccaatgtccaatgtcgtaccagcacaacattcgattttgaatgtccaatgtccaatgtcgtgctattacgactttcaattttgaatgtccaatgtccaatgtcgtgccagcactacattcgattttgaatgtccaatgtccaatgtcgtgctagcacgatattcatttttgaaatcccaatgtccaatgtcgtgccagcacaacattcgattttgaatgtccgatttcgtgccagcacgacattcatttttgaaatcccaatgtccaatgtcgtgctggcacgacattcatttttgaatgtccaatgtccaatgtcgtgccagcacgactttcaattttgaatgtccaatgtccaatgtcgtaccagcacaacattcgatcttgaatgttcaatgtccaatgtcgtatgtttagctaacttcacacagctaagTTAAGACGCTAATTTTGAACTGGGGTTTATTTGTATCAATACAGATCTATTAAATTATAGGTCAACTTAAGACATTATCAAACAACGTAAACTCCttacaatgttttcaaatataaccTTGTGAATAATCCTGATGAAATTTAAGATGCAGTAATGCTAACTGACAGCTCAAATGATCAGTTGTGACGTTAATTATTTTCTCTAATTACAAATATCACAATGATAATAAGGCTTTATCAAACTATTAAAAAGTTGATCAAATCTCTAGATTGTGCTGTCGCACAAAATTCACACGGATTCCTTTTTATAAATTCATCGGTGTTGAAGAATCCGCTAGGTCTATCAGTGAATTCTTgtcaaaacatacatacaaaacattcaatatgcGCATAAAATTTTAACCATGACTGGGTGTTAACTTACAACgattcattttctataaatcatGTTTGATTTCAAATTCTTGTTTACGAATGGTTGCGAGGcgcatttttaaaatatcacaaaaggaaAAGTCAACATAATGGCAAACGAAGAGCAACATTCTAAAATGCTTTACTCACGAATAAGGCAACAAAGAAGGGCTTCAGATCTCTGGCATTCAGATTCAAATTGGCAATGGATACATTTGTCCCTCCAAGCTGCTTTATAATGGAAGTAACGGGAAGGCGCCTCAACTTCTTGCACAAGTATTTGTAGACCTTTTTTCCCCTGTTGGAGTATCGGTTTTCAAGCCATTCTTCCTCCgatttaattattgtttccTCATCTGTAGTTGACCAAATAAGCATACAAAAActtaaatttttgtttaaaagctgAGCAAACTCGACATTCATTATCATTCATTTACTACCTCTGTGCAGACTGAAAATGAATACGAACTTTGCGAATGTTACAATATGTGTtgattgtaaaatttaaaagttaCGTTTTCTCTGCAAACAATAGAATATATCGTCTAATGCatattactttcttttttaaatttaacgtATGGCTAGTAACAAAGAACGCTCAACGGAACAGTAATctcatttgtatttgtatgcaataTTGCAACTTTAATTAAAGATTGATTCTTATCGTTCTATATGCGGTATGAACGTTTGGGCGCGATTTGCAAATCAATGCAGCGCTAACGCGCTTCTTggaaaatttgcaaaatggCGCCTCAGCgttcatatatataatgcatGAACGCATAAATAATACTTGtcaatcaatacattttttctgtaatttcaattattttaaaattaactttttaagtTTCACGTTATAGTAAGCATAAAAATCTATTGTCGACATTTAACGACTGTAAAAGAATGGCGGATACGCAAATCGTCGTTTCATATTGGTTATACAATCAGACTGCAGAGAATAAATTCAACGTCAGGTTTTCTCTACATAAACTACTAGGgcaatatgtatattttgacGTGTTATGAACGCATAGGTTCTTTATGAAGTTTTCCTTAAACGTAATTTTACCGTCGCTATCAAAAATGGAATCCCCTTCTGGTTTCTCACGTGTCGGTGCCCGGTTTATATCGCGTCGCTGGCGCCGGGATCCATCTTTTCGGCGGGCGGGTACGGTTAGATCCAGGTGTGACAGGCGTGTCAATTCGCGGCTCGGGCGCTCCGGGCCTTCAGTTTTTCCCGAAGGTAACTTCCGGTTTGTCTCTATGGAGACCTTGGTGGTCCGCCGTGACAATGTGCGCATAGGGTTAGCGGACATTTTGTCCGTGGAAACTAGTAAATTCTTTTTTGTTcctaaaat from Mya arenaria isolate MELC-2E11 chromosome 3, ASM2691426v1 harbors:
- the LOC128228466 gene encoding leucine-rich repeat-containing protein 74B-like yields the protein MSANPMRTLSRRTTKVSIETNRKLPSGKTEGPERPSRELTRLSHLDLTVPARRKDGSRRQRRDINRAPTREKPEGDSIFDSDDEETIIKSEEEWLENRYSNRGKKVYKYLCKKLRRLPVTSIIKQLGGTNVSIANLNLNARDLKPFFVALFELYANDDTSKKPKTLEKLCLDGNRIITRQIHYVIDIAQAHKPLTDLSLVGCSLCPGCMDVLAEYLVGNTSILRLNVSDNNLTDNVTKSIAKLIEQNASIQELVLRGNKLEQSGSRFGEALAENSTLKTLDLSWNHIRGKGAIGLCKGLAKNETLETLLLAWNGFGYDGCSAMADALSQNTTLRTLDLTNNRIQSPTLVQLLPGLQRNKTLAVLKLSHNPITANMTSVLIAKIYDSKESNLKELDLQGIVVDKEFDGILQSLQKERLFLCAYDQSLPLNKGPIPIDPRNVFNIDPVRIVYYMKEHLRTIDLLLKVDANRDFLLTREEMKYAFEREGFPISETAMTDVMNYLDTNKEVEVDLL